TGCGGCGTACTCGAGCACGGCTTCCTGCGGGTGGTGTGCGAGCACTGCCGTGCAGAGAGGCTGGTGGCCTTCTCCTGCAAGAAGCGCGGGTTCTGCCCGAGTTGCGGCGCGCGACGCATGGCCGAGAGTGCGCGGCACCTGGTCGAGGAGGTGTTCGGCCCGCGGCCTGTGCGGCAATGGGTGCTGAGCTTTCCGTACCCCTTGCGTTTCCTGTTCGCCAGCAAGCCAGAAGCCATTGGCCCGGTGCTGGGCATCGTGCAGCGCGTGATCGCCGGCTGGTTGGCCGATCAAGCCGGCATCGACCGCGCCAGCGCCCAGTGCGGCGCGGTGACGCTGATCCAGCGTTTCGGCAGCGCGCTGAACCTGAACATCCACTTCCACATGCTGTGGCTCGACGGCGTGTACGTGGAAGCCACCGAGCTGCCGCGGCGCGAACTGCGCCTGCACCGCGCCCGTGCGCCCACCACCGCGCAGTTGACCCAGCTGGCAGCTACCATCGCGCACCGGGTGTGTCGGCACCTGACGCGCAAAGGCTGGCTCGAAGGGGAGGGCGAATCGGCCTTCCTGGCAGACAGCGCTGCAGGCGACGACAGCATGGATGGGCTGCGGATGAGTTCGATCACCTACCGCATCGCCACCGGCCGCGACGCTGGCTGCAAGGTCGTCACGCTGCAAACGCTGCCCGGTGACGCCGGTTCGCTGGAGGGCGAAGCCGGCAAGGTCGGCGGCTTCTCACTGCATGCCGGCGTGGCGGCCGAAGCACACGAAAGCCACAAGCTGGAAAAGCTGTGCCGCTACATCACGCGCCCGGCGATCAGCGAGAAGCGGCTGTCGATAGCGCTCCAGGGCAGGGTGCGTTACCAGCTCAAGACCCCGTGGCGCAATGGCACCACGCATGTGGAATGGGATCCGGTGGATTTCATCGCCAAGCTGGCGGCGCTGGTCCCGCCACCTCGCGCGCATCTCACCCGCTTCCACGGCGTATTCGCCCCGAATGCAAACCTGCGTGCGCAGCTGACGCCCTCGGGGCGCGGCAAGCGGCCTGCGGGCGATGCGGCGCCAGTGGACGTCAGCGCCCACGACGCGCCGCGCAGCCCCGAGGAGAAGCGCCGTGCGATGAGCTGGGCGCAACGGCTCAAGCGGGTCTTTTCCATCGACGTCACCGCCTGCGTCCACTGCGGTGGCACCGTGCGGATCGTCGCCAGCATCGAGGAACCCACCGCCATCCGCGCCATCCTCGCCCACTTCGAGAAGCACGGCGCGCGGGAAGAAGCGCACTACAGGCCCGCAGCGCGCGCGCCGCCAGTGCAAGCCGCGTGACGATCTGCCGGCTGCACAGCCGACGG
The window above is part of the Chitinivorax sp. PXF-14 genome. Proteins encoded here:
- a CDS encoding IS91 family transposase, which translates into the protein MPSAHTGSRYARHAPERTLLYALVEAHYPDFIARIEAEGRSLPGYVREAFDAYLRCGVLEHGFLRVVCEHCRAERLVAFSCKKRGFCPSCGARRMAESARHLVEEVFGPRPVRQWVLSFPYPLRFLFASKPEAIGPVLGIVQRVIAGWLADQAGIDRASAQCGAVTLIQRFGSALNLNIHFHMLWLDGVYVEATELPRRELRLHRARAPTTAQLTQLAATIAHRVCRHLTRKGWLEGEGESAFLADSAAGDDSMDGLRMSSITYRIATGRDAGCKVVTLQTLPGDAGSLEGEAGKVGGFSLHAGVAAEAHESHKLEKLCRYITRPAISEKRLSIALQGRVRYQLKTPWRNGTTHVEWDPVDFIAKLAALVPPPRAHLTRFHGVFAPNANLRAQLTPSGRGKRPAGDAAPVDVSAHDAPRSPEEKRRAMSWAQRLKRVFSIDVTACVHCGGTVRIVASIEEPTAIRAILAHFEKHGAREEAHYRPAARAPPVQAA